In Cryptomeria japonica chromosome 5, Sugi_1.0, whole genome shotgun sequence, the genomic window tgttctttgagtatcttcatatcttgagtgaatGGTTCTCAACTTTCTCCTCGAAGTTCAGATTTACCTGATTTCAAAAAAGACgtttccacttatacccccctttttgcatagcatcttggtgcacttaccctacgACTGGCTGATAATCGTGATATGTGAGGACTCCTTGCTAAACTCAGTGAAAATACTTTGATCAAAGATCAGGCGATCAAGTAGAACAAGACTTCGGAGTTCATTAAAAATCTAAGGGTTAATGTTCCAACCGAGTGCAGTTAGATGATAATAAAGAGGATAGGGCCCTTTTACAAAACTAAAAAACTTGACACTTATATCATTAGAGGATCGACTGATCAGGTGTCTTGTGAACTAAAGGGAAAAAGACTTGGTTCCAATAAGTTTTTAAAGATTGATGAGGCGACATATATGCTTAAGCCTTGAAAGGTAAAGAGGGTAACAGTGAAAAACTAAGCAATGTGAATAGGTCCACATAAAAAGTGATAATAAGTAACTAGCTATCAAATGACTCTATTTACACTAACATTAAGAACCCTAAGTCAAAGACAAGAAAAATGGTGATTAAATTCTTTCTTTGGAAAGTGGGTATTAAGGAAGATGCCCACACAACAAGTAGTTTAGGAGTGCATATTGAAGATCAGAGCAAGGATTAAGAATGGAATATAGTTCAGTGTCTTTTCTCTCATTAACATATTTACTTTGTTAATGGTAGGCTTTGATAACTTTATAGACCCATAGAAGGGGCTTGCTAAAATTTCAAAGTTGGTAATTGTTAATAAACATTATGAGCTATTTTAAGCAAGGGGTCTTATGGTTTTTAAATCATCCTTATTATTCTAAAAATAGGTGAAAAATAAGATGCTTAAGTAATTATAGCaatttaatagatttatttttaaatGGCATGCAAGATGTCAAATAAACATAAAATTTATTTGGTTGAGAAAATTTTACTCCCCTTTTGTATGGTCAATTGAAAAATTGCATCTATAaatgtgtgactcccatttgacaTGAAAAGATCCATTTTAATCTTATAGGCACAATTTTTAATTCCATGGGActttttacaaattaaaaataagaGCTCAAGGCCCTTCCATGGAATTGCTTTCTAAATAGTTATGAACTGCCATTTTCATTAGAAACCCATAATTGTATTGTATTTCTAATTTCCTCAAATCCCTCATTTTATGTATCAAAAAATAGTAAAATACTATAGCCTTATCTAaaaaagtgtttgatctatcttctttcttctttcttctctataTTTTAAAAGAAACTAAAAAACACACAAAAATAGCTTATGTACTATTGATCAAGATTTAATAGTCATATATTCTCTCAAACAATATAATTTATcaacttatattttattaatatttgttcATAAGAATCCCTCACATAATAAATGATCCACTTAGCACTCACTATAAATTTCACTTAACTTATACATTGCAAAAACATTGATATATATAAATAAGTTACCTTTTCAAATATAAAGTTACTATTTAATATTCAATTTTATTATTGATATAATAAATGACCCAATCTAATCTTGGTAAAATATTATAATTTGAAGCTTTTACTTACCAATATCTTAAAGCCTACACTATAACTTtaactatattaaaaattaaattttcatgATATATAAAATTTGTTGattaattttctatatatatgaaatcattaaaaaaaaattctaataagAAAAATTAGATTCATATTCtcaactttttaaaaataataagtatataattattatattttgattaattaaaaattaatcttaacaactaaattaattaatattaaaaaaaaattacaaaaaaattcaaactgtCAATAAACCTTTTTTTCAAGATCGTAATAATGTCATTATTAAAGCAACATCTCTATTACAAACTCAGTTAACAACTTATCTACAACATCACACGTAGTTTTCTCTTTTAAAAAGAGAAATGTAAAGTGGATGTTGGTTAAACACATATTTCAAATGAAAGTTGCAGAATCGATAACATTTTTCACCAGAGTGGCAAGGGAAGAAGTTGGATTGGGAGAGGAACACTTTCTTCTGATCTCCCCGTTACTGCCTGTCTTTACACCCAATTGACCCATTTTTTCCATGGCCGAAGAAAACTTCTTAAAGAATAGAGTTTGATTGAGGGCAAAGTCTATAACATCTTGTTTGGTGCGGTCATTTGTGAAAAGATCTTGATCAGACGTGAAGAGGCCCTGTCGATTCATGAGGTCTACATAATATTTGTTGTCAAATGCATTAGGCGTGCGGATGTCTAATACAGTGGAGTTGGGAGAATTTGTGCTTGGACAAGTCGTATACAACATTTTGGCGAAGGATTTGTCGAGGGTGTTGTCTTGTTTAGGATATAGTCGATTCGTAAACATTATGCAATGCCCCATTCCTATGGTGTGCGCACCTGTACTCacccaacataaaaaaaaaaatccaatttacatatatatatatagttataatgAAAAAAATGGACTGTAATCTAAAATGTCTCgtataaaataaaattgtatataAACTTCTATTTTTAGTTGAATGATACCAAATTTATtcataaaaattatttttcattCATGATGTGTGTCTTTTCattcaataaaagaaaaatataatgtgaCTATCTCATAATTCTTATTAGTAGATATATGATTCAACACTTTAGAGTTAAATTAATAAAGAGTCTAAGTCTTGTTTTGACTTCattagatgaaaagtgaaacaaCTGAAAACATTATCTACAATTTTCTCCACTTAGATCTTACCAAAGTTAATAAgattcaaaatcatgttttgaattCAATAgatcaaaagagaaacaaaaaaaaaacatgatttataATTTTTTCCACTCAGATTTGCTTCTCTAACTCTTTATTCTAAcaatggatcatagagtgtgaatCAAAATGTTGATGTTAAAAAGACTCAAATCACACTCTACATGAACTGTGGAAACCCAATGTCTACAAAAGTTAGAATCGTGTTTTGATTCAATAGATCAAAAGACAAACAACTACAAACATAATTTCCAATGTTTACCTCTAAGATTTAATAGATCTTATGTGATTAAGAACAATCACGAAAATTCCATATGTACTCTAGTATGCAAAATAAAATTCTAAATATCaagtatataaaataaataataaataaaaataattttaaatattgaaAGATTCAAAATAGATAATATAGAGAAAGAACCTGAAAGAGCCACAAGATCAGTGGCATCAAGACTTTTTCtacgaaaagcttgaatgaggtcaGAGACCTTAGACGATGGACCTGGGAGGTTTGCATTTGTTTCCTCTTCGCTCGCAAATGTTAGGCTGTCCCTTCGTCCTAGTGCCACCTTGTAGTTTGGCCCTCCAGCCTATAAAAGCAAATAATGATAAActtttttattctattattttctTATAAATCTTAACAATCATCATTATTACACACACTTCAAAATATCAATTGATTTAACCAACTTATTGATATCTAATAAATCAAAGAAGTTGGTTaaccattaaaaaattaaaattaataacacaatcgaatccagaagaagttaaaaaaaacaatagtaatagatggtgaaaacttgatgCCATTAACTAAGTTTCAAAGTCAAACAGCCTGACTAAACTCAAAAAGAGTTGAAGACCTTGCTTTTCTAAAAAGATTCAGAGATGCCAGATTGATTTTTAATGTAAAGAAACAGTAACAGACTCGAATCCAGAAGTAAGAAAGAACAACGATAATAGGTTGCTAAAACAATGTCATTAAACTAAAACTAAACAGACAACTAAGaaacccaaaaaagaaaaaaatccagtATGATCTGCAGATGTATTAGCAAAAGTTCAGATCACGATTCCTTCTTGTAGAAGAAAAGAAACAGCTATTTGTCTAAAACAGAGAAAATTTTGGAAACAGATAGTGTTGAGTAGAAACAAATTTACCTCTACGACTGAATCCCGAGTTGCGAGAGTAGTAATATCTGCGCAGGACACCACGACACCGCAGGCCTCGTCCACACGCTTTTTAATGTCGTTTATTATTTCTAAAGCTTTTTTCCGTAGTGTTAAATTTGGAGGGGCCTTTTGCTCGCTGGACGGTCCATCCAACAGAACAGAAGCGTCACACCCCTGTGCAACACATGATTTCAACAATATTTAACACCAACCCAGCAAACAAACAAACATGGCGAAACAAACATAGATTTGTTAAAGCAGAACCTGAACAAAACAGTCATGAAAGTGAACACGTAGCAACCCGGCGGCCTGGGTGATATCCTGATTCATATAAAACTTGATTCTATTCTTGACAATGGATTCCAGTTTGGGGCAGGTGCTCTTATAAAAGGTCCATGAAAGCCCATTTGCCAGAGGAGGGTCTGCATTCAAAGACAAAACATTCTCTACTCTAGCGGAAGCAAACGAAATGGAGACAAGGAAAAACAGAGAGAGCAGAGTAATCTTCTCCATTGGAAAAAAAACACGAAGCTTTTTTGGTGCCCACTGAAGAAGTGGGGTGGGGGTATTTAACAAGGGTGAAGACGTGGAAAAGGCAAGTGGGACTGGAACAGACATCGGATTGCTCActccttttcaatttttttttaacttcagtGAGGAAAATCCCCATACCGTGAGAAATCCGTTCAAATCTGAATTCCAACTAATGGAGGAAATGTTTTCTATTTTAAAACAGGGTTGCAGTCCCTGTCAAATGATATTAAAAATAGATTGCGGTGATACGATGAGTGATGGGTAGTATAATTTGTTTTATATTTATGTTTTGTAGTGGGAAGAGTGTCAATGGATTCTTAAGGATCAAGTCTTGTTTAATGTAAGACTTCCATATTGTAAATGATGAGGTTGGGATCGTTTTGGAGATTTTGAAGGGGAGGCATACCCCTCAATCAATGACTCTTAGTTCAGAGGTTTCAATCTAaagatttataaaatattttttatttaatttttagtaaAATTATGTATGGTAGAAATGTCTAAAATGTTTTTAATTTAGTTAATGTAAAATTGTATGCAGACAAGAAATATGTAACATTTTAAGTAAATTATAGAAATTATGGCTTAATTGTTTCTAAAATAGATTGTGTTAGAGATTTTTAACATTGATATTTCGGATCACACTTGTGACCCATCATCAAGATGATAAAAAAGAGCAAATAGAATAAAGGTGGATTAGCTGTAAACCCAAACAAACTAAAAAATAGAGGGGTGGTGGGAAGAGAGAAAGAGTAAAAAGAGAGGGGTGGTGGGAATAGAGAAAGGGTAAAAGGAGAGGGGTGGAGGGAAGAGAGAGCGGGGaacaaggcatcaagaaagaaaaaaggaaaacaTTTAAAACATTATGAATATgagacaaaatttaagacaaaaaaaacacaaaataatgcacaaaaataattaattataaaagaaTAATTACATATAAAACAATAGATTATATATGAGAtataaatttaagaagaataaaatctagattattttttctttttaagaaATTTAGAATTTAAAAAAGAAATTCAAAGTAAAACTCACAGTTTATTGTCCATTCCTTTCCTTTCGTTTTTCCACTGAGATGAAAAGAACCATCATTCTTGTTTGTGAGTAAGATTCTTTGTCCCCCACTCAATAACTTTGAGCAGACcacaaaatttaaaactaaaatttaTTTCTGCGTGCGGCGAAAATATCGAAGAAACACGGGTCATCTTATCTAGAATGTTGTTATCCTAATTGGGCAAATCAACGAATAAAAACATATCGCCGTTTTCAAAGATTCGCAAAGTTATTAAATAACAGAGCAATTTAAGGTGTAGATTCATTCCAGAGAAGTTGGAATGCATGTACACCGTCTCTTTTAATTATAGTTTGAGCCTCTTTTTTCGTAATTTAGCGGTCACTATCACCGACTCGTTTGAAGATGCCATCATAACGTGGAACGATTTGTCGTATATAAGCAACTAGTAATGTACCTTTATGTGCAATGTATATGTCCACGAGGTCTGGAAGGTGAAATGGGTAAAATTTTGGTTTATATTTTAGGTATATGTGAATTGGAGGTTGCAAAAGTGTAGGAAGGGCGCTTCTTATAGAATAAACTTAAAATaggagaaaagagaaaaatataaatccTTTGTAAGAGGGAGAGGGAGTATTTAAAGAATTTTCAATATCATAACATAGAAAATATTTACATATAAATTAAAGAGACAAACGGTAATAATATTTGATAGAATAACACATTGTAAGTTGTAAGTGTTAGGGGAAGAACACCATCCATGTTTCAATAACTATTCATTCTTTGCACATTCAACCTttcaattactaattttaaagaaacgaaaaaaaaaactaaaaatccattaataaatttcacatgtaccaatagtcacCCATTTCTTAGCATTTTTGGACAataattgacccatttgtgcacctttaCCTATAGCACATGACTATTGGGGTATTTGTCCATAATtattggcaaaaaaaaaaattgatggagGTCGAGACACACGAGCACGACAActagtattggcaattttaagtggtTGGTTGTTCAAGCATCTTTAAGTATTggacaacactttgaaatgtgtactttgtAACCCTTCCCCGCATAATGAATCCCacaacatgcatcgttactacccaaaagccataacaatatagctataagcagttaagccGCAtgcagaaattttttttaaaaagtgttgAAATCTGATGTACGTTTAGGATCTATGGGTGCATAGCATTTCCTCAAAATCTAATGTACATAGCATAACCTCGAGATCAATACATGAGAGGAACTTTGATGATTGAAGTTGATCTTTGTTTGGATTTGAGCATGTTAATCCCCTAAGTTGCTTTGTAGTGGATAGGACAACTGGCTTTGCTAAAGACAATGTGTTTATCATGGAGTGACATCATTTCATTTGTTACAAATAGATGTATGGATGATTAAAAAAATAGACTACTTTTCAGAGGTGAGTGTGGAACTTGATTGTGACATTAGAAGTTGCACGAAATTCAATTTGGCTAGGTTCCTCTCCAATTTGATGAAACATTTTGTTTAGTGTTATAGTTGTTGTGAAGCTATGCCATAGTGTCTTTCTATAGGAAGTTGAAGTATACATTAGAATGTCTTTGACTAGTGGTAGTTGTCCCAAGTCACTGAAGAGCATGGCTAAGAATCCTCCAAATCAATTATCATGCAACAATATAAAGCTATAGCCACATAACTACAAActtaatgaaataaaaaaatagTCTTTTTTTTTAAAGCAACACACCACTAAATTTAGAAATCAGTTGATATTCCCTAAGTGAGTGAAGTCAAGCAGGTAAATTATGGAAACTTGTAATAAATGAAATTTGGTGTAACCGATCATAGTGATCCAAGCTTAAAATTATGTGCTACTAACTAAATTGGTTAACTGAGtaaaaataattatcaaataaAAATAGCAATCTGAAACTTTAACTACAACCAGATAATTGCAGTAAGAAATAAACATGAAATACATTATATATTGTTCTCTCTAATTTGATTACTTCAGAAAAATTAAGATTTTCATGTAACTTATCCCAAATCTATGCCAAACATTTCTCCTAAAAAATAAGTAAAAATGAACTATCTACTACTTAAAACGTAGACAAAAAAACCATTACAAAATTGGTCATGACTAAGAATTATAAAGTCACTTTACTAAACTtataaattatttgaaaataaaactaaaaatatcATTCTTCTTTATAGACacgacaaaaaaataaaataagaaattaaattatgaAAATACTTGAAATAGTCATAGTAACAACTCGAGATTAGGAAAATTGAAACATTAGAATTGCAACAGCTTTCTAGGGTTCCAAATCACAACCATGTGTAAAATCTAATTTTCTTTTaataacaaagaaaaaaatataaaataggCAAAATCCGATTTTCATTCAACGAAAAATGAGTCTAGTATAACCCTCAATCCCCACATCATCTATTAACTATGAAACAATTTTCTAGAGTTCCAAAACAAGCCATGCACAAGTTgcaattttggtataagaacaaaaATCTACATTACACATTAATCTCCACATCAACTATTAAAATTGAAACACTTTTTTGAGATTCTAATTACAGACACAAAATATAATTTTGATttgctacaacaaaaaaaaaaaataacataagaATCAATCCCCCTCCCCCTCGATAATtaccaaatttgaaataaatttctATGGTTCCAAAACATGGGCATCTATGGTACAATGCAATTTACAACCAAATGATAAATAAATCAGATGTATGAATCAAACCTTGCaagaattttttaatttcaaaacaaTTTTCTAGAGCTTTCAAAACATTGGCATCCCAAGAATGTGATCTctctaaatataaaaaaatacaaatgtgaaaaatgaattctAGAAACTTATAAGAAAGGCTATTATTCTAGGTTTTATCGAGGTCTATCCCTAGCCATATACATAATCAGGCTTGGAATATGACTGTCACCCTTGCTTATACTTAGTTGGTTGTAACATTGTGACAAAATACAAACAATTGAAATGGTGATGGATTATTATCTAGATATTATATATTTCATATAAATTTTCGTCATATGTTTGAATATAATTAATCCTTATTTATATACTAGATGTTTCTTACAAATTTTCATGATGTATTTGTCCATAAGAATATAATATTAGGAGTTTATTTTCAAGCAATGAATCCTATAGATTTTTAAATTATCATTGTTCAAGAAAATAAGTAAAATAAGATTCTTAAGTATATTATAGcaacttaataaaaaaaattaaatatcataCAAGACATCAAGTAAACATAAAAGTCCCTAGATTGATTGAGGAAATTTTAGACCTTTTTTCTATTGTCGATTGAAAACTTGCATCTATAAATGTGAGACTCCAATTTGACATGAAAAGATTCATTTTAATCTCACAGTCATAATTTTTAATTCtatgaatttttaaaaaaagtaAAATTAAGAGCCAAGCCCTTTTTTGTAGAATTGCTTTCTAAATAGTTATAAATTGTGGTTTTCAATGAAATCTCATAAGTGTATTAAATTATAATTTGTATATCATGTAGAGTATTGGTGAACTACTTAAAAATGAAATATTCAATGTATGGCCTACGTATAAAATGAGAGGGGACCTCGAATTCCTCATTTTATGTATCAAAAAATAGTAAAATACTATAACCTATCATAAAAATGTttaatatatctttttttttctacatataaaataaatttaaaaacacaCAAAATATTATAATCTTTTTAAAATTAAGCAAGCACATAAGAAATAGGTAGTGAATATTTCAAAATTAATCACAACTTACATGATGGGATCATTAGTATTTTGCCTTTTTGATGAGAGATTATTATTTGTGATTTGAATTGTTtatgtagaaaacttgattgaatttaaaaattaaaaattagctTATATAATATTGATTAAGATGTACTCGTGTAGTCACTTAACCAACACTTATCagcttatattttattaatattttttcataAGAACCCATCATATGAGTAGCAATGGAGCACTTATTGCATCTAAGTAATGCTTACAAGGATGAGACATGAAACTTTGTTGAGTTCATCTTTACACTAATTTAATAAAGTTCCACTAAAGCTAAGTCCATTACATTGCAAAAACATTGCTAAATGTGAATAAATCACCTTgtcaaatataatattataatttaactACACTTAAATTCCCTTTATAAGAaacaatcaatttaattttaataaaatataatctaAAATCTTTACACTACTTTATTAAAGTTTCCCTAAAGTTAAGTCCACTACATTGTAAAAACATTGCTAAATGTGTCAAATATAAAGTTCTTATTTAACTACACTAAAATTTCATTATTATTGATATAAGAAATGATCAATTTaatcttaattaaatattataatttaaaaataccTCTTATTTATCGATGTCTTAAAGACTACCCTACAACTTTACCTATATAAGAAATTTAAATTCACATGACATAAAATaggtgcacgcacacacacacatatcggtTTCTATGACATAATATCTAAATTCATTTAAATCAAGTATTTATTTCTAATAAGCAAAATATGATTCATTAACATACTcttaactttttttaaaaatacatttaatttattaatagaaatactatataattattatatttttatcaataaaaaatttaattctaactattaaatttattaatattcaaaatcaattaTTGAACATTTTAAAACTCTTAAGAAACCTCCTTTTCAAGATAATGACAATACCATTAGTAAAGCAACATCTCTATCACAAACTTGGTTAACAACATCACAATAGTTTTCTCTTTTAAAAAGAGATGTAAAATGAATGTTGGTCAAACATAGATGTCAAATGAAAGTTGTGGAATCAATAACATTTTCCACCATAGTGGTGAGGGAAGAAGTTGGATTGGGAGATGAACAGTCGCTTCTAATCTCCCCATTAATGCCTGTCATTGCACCCAACTGACTCATTTTCGCCATGGCCAAAgaaaatttttgaaagaagagaGTTTGATTAAAGACAAAGTCTAAAGCAATTTGTTTGGTGCAAGAGTCTATATAAAGATCCTGATCAGACATGAAGAGGCCCTTTCGATTCATGAGGTCCACATAATACTTGTTGTTGAACACGTTCAGTGTGCGGATGTCTAATACggtggtgttggtgtaattaatgcTTAGACAAGTGACATACAAGTTTTGGCAGAGTATTGGTTGAGGGTGTTGTCCTGTATAGAGTATAACCGATCCTCAAATGATGTGCAATGTCCTATTCCTATGGTGTGGCCACCTGTATTAATCCAATGTCAAAAACAAAATCCAATTTATATATAATGATAATGTACTAAATTGAATTCTAGAATGTTTCATatgaaataaaattatatataaaccttatattttaattaaataacatcAAATAACTATTAAAGAGTTTTAATCTAGACAAACAACCGAGAAACCGAATTTTTTTGGGAAAACCCAGTGAGCATGATCTGCAGATGTATTGGAAAAGATCAGATCACGattcttctttgaaggagaaaaaaAATAGAACCGGCTATTTGTCttaaaacataaagaaaattttgGAAACAAATTGTTTGCTTAAAAGAGGTGAAACATAATCGTGAGCTCCCAGAGAAGTAATATCTACGCAGGACACAATGACATCGCAGGCCTCGTCCACAATGACATGACAAATGTCCAATTTCTCACTGCTTTTCAGTTTTTTAAATGAGAGTCGCAATCATGTTTTTTATTCAGTCGTTTAGTAAATGTGTATGTGTAATATTAGCACTCGCATTTATAAGAGGTTCAAGGGATATGTCGATAAGATATTAAaggtaaaatataattatattttaatatgattaattagttattttttatctttttttctatTATATAATAGATTAAAAAGATATCAACAATAAATTCACTACATTTATGATTTCATAGTGAAGAAGTTATTAGTTCCTGCATAGCATGGAATTATAGCGAGGCAATCTACTTAAACAGTTATTACTTGTTTTGTTTTGCACCAATCAAATTAGTAAAATTTTattacataatttttttataaatcaatttatttgcatattttgctttttttttttatcGAGAGTCCAAAAACAAACTTAAACAGAGAGTTTATACAAAACTAGAGAGCGGGGGGCAGGGCCACAGCCGCCAAACTGAAGAACCAGAGAAAAGATTATATAGAGTTATCGTTTTAGCCAAAAAGAGGGGACATAGCAAAATAGTTCAG contains:
- the LOC131075035 gene encoding peroxidase 12 — protein: MSVPVPLAFSTSSPLLNTPTPLLQWAPKKLRVFFPMEKITLLSLFFLVSISFASARVENVLSLNADPPLANGLSWTFYKSTCPKLESIVKNRIKFYMNQDITQAAGLLRVHFHDCFVQGCDASVLLDGPSSEQKAPPNLTLRKKALEIINDIKKRVDEACGVVVSCADITTLATRDSVVEAGGPNYKVALGRRDSLTFASEEETNANLPGPSSKVSDLIQAFRRKSLDATDLVALSGAHTIGMGHCIMFTNRLYPKQDNTLDKSFAKMLYTTCPSTNSPNSTVLDIRTPNAFDNKYYVDLMNRQGLFTSDQDLFTNDRTKQDVIDFALNQTLFFKKFSSAMEKMGQLGVKTGSNGEIRRKCSSPNPTSSLATLVKNVIDSATFI